The Arachis hypogaea cultivar Tifrunner chromosome 14, arahy.Tifrunner.gnm2.J5K5, whole genome shotgun sequence genome has a segment encoding these proteins:
- the LOC112742523 gene encoding uncharacterized protein — protein MADFLVEVTGEAPDTPNTRWKLYIDGASNQTFGGAGIILKNSAGVAYEQSIKFDFPVSNNQAEYAALIGGLILAKEVGASRVEVSSDSQIVTSQINGSYQARDALLQKYLEKVKELCKSFEEVTIQHVPRERNARADLLSKLASTKPGTGNRSLIQGLATEPAIIMCAAQMPNPPPHG, from the coding sequence ATGGCAGATTTCCTGGTAGAGGTCACAGGGGAGGCCCCCGACACACCgaacacacggtggaagctctACATTGACGGAGCATCCAACCAAACATTCGGAGGGGCCGGGATCATTCTCAAAAACTCGGCAGGAGTAGCCTACGAGCAATCCATCAAGTTTGACTTCCCGGTCtccaacaaccaggcagaatacgcgGCCCTGATAGGAGGATTGATATTAGCCAAAGAAGTCGGAGCATCAAGGGTAGAAGTCAGCAGCGACTCCCAGATCGTCACCTCTCAGATAAACGGCAGCTACCAAGCTAGGGACGCGCTACTACAAAAATACCTGGAAAAGGTAAAGGAGCTATGCAAAAGCTTCGAGGAAGTCACAATTCAGCATGTCCCCAGAGAAAGAAACGCCCGAGCCGACCTCCTCTCTAAACTAGCAAGCACCAAACCTGGGACGGGAAACAGATCCTTAATCCAAGGGCTAGCAACCGAACCTGCGATCATCATGTGCGCAGCCCAGATGCCAAACCCCCCCCCTCATGGATAG